In a single window of the Raphanus sativus cultivar WK10039 chromosome 9, ASM80110v3, whole genome shotgun sequence genome:
- the LOC108827132 gene encoding S-protein homolog 13-like has product MERNQGLCFFMAAVVAVALLPAPTMAGHLELRNEIEGVAVRKAKLSLRCWSNEDDLGWDVLKPMESRVLKFTTMNMWPFQKTEFRCQFRSGFGTTSQEVMTVFSVRSGFREECGFLGNECTWVAKRDGFYLRKAIKDKDDMKTFVDILKSKWVWKW; this is encoded by the coding sequence ATGGAGAGAAACCAAGGCCTGTGCTTCTTCATGGCGGCGGTTGTGGCCGTAGCATTGTTACCCGCGCCAACAATGGCTGGTCATCTAGAGCTAAGGAACGAGATCGAAGGTGTTGCTGTCCGGAAAGCGAAGCTGTCTCTGCGATGCTGGTCGAACGAGGACGACCTCGGGTGGGACGTGCTAAAGCCAATGGAGTCACGGGTGTTGAAGTTCACGACAATGAACATGTGGCCGTTCCAGAAGACCGAGTTTCGGTGCCAGTTTCGTAGCGGGTTTGGAACAACGAGCCAAGAAGTAATGACTGTGTTCTCAGTCCGAAGCGGGTTTCGGGAGGAGTGCGGATTCTTAGGAAATGAGTGCACTTGGGTAGCGAAGAGAGATGGTTTCTATCTAAGGAAGGCCATAAAGGACAAGGATGATATGAAGACCTTTGTTGATATCCTCAAAAGCAAATGGGTTTGGAAATGGtga